A part of Shewanella sp. Choline-02u-19 genomic DNA contains:
- a CDS encoding YkgJ family cysteine cluster protein yields MNCRLGCGACCIAPSITTPIPGMPQGKLAGVRCIQLNYGNLCKLFGKPERPAVCGQFTATEDVCGANDEEALWLISSLEQATNS; encoded by the coding sequence ATGAACTGTCGCTTAGGTTGTGGTGCTTGCTGCATTGCGCCTTCTATCACGACTCCAATTCCAGGAATGCCTCAGGGTAAGCTGGCAGGAGTTAGGTGCATTCAGTTGAATTATGGTAATTTGTGTAAGCTTTTTGGTAAACCAGAGAGACCTGCTGTTTGTGGTCAATTTACAGCAACGGAAGATGTTTGTGGCGCTAATGATGAAGAAGCTTTATGGCTGATTAGCTCATTGGAACAAGCAACAAACAGCTAG
- a CDS encoding NAD(P)/FAD-dependent oxidoreductase, with protein sequence MEHIDVIIIGAGAAGLMCAATAGYRGRDVLVLDNAKQAGKKILISGGGRCNFTNQKVEPANFLCSNSHFVKSALARYRSSDFIELVERHGIEYHERDHGQLFCDDSAKEIVSMLLTECEWAGAAVKLRTEIRQVTKNADGLFEVHTDKAQYTCQSLVIATGGLSMPKLGASPYGYHVAEQFGLKVLPTHAGLVPFTWHSDQKQRFEPLSGIAVPTTITAKDGTQFSEALLFTHRGLSGPAILQISNYWNPGEAISINLLPGKDARSEIEQLVDNSPKQSLRNALALWLPKRLVEALFDEALLNKALNQLVHAEREQLAVDLEAWSIVMNGTEGYRTAEVTLGGVDTDELSSKSMEAKNVSGLYFIGEVIDVSGWLGGFNFQWAWSSGVAAGQAV encoded by the coding sequence GTGGAACATATCGACGTCATTATTATCGGAGCTGGGGCTGCAGGACTTATGTGCGCTGCAACCGCAGGTTACCGTGGCCGCGATGTGCTCGTACTCGATAATGCCAAACAAGCGGGTAAGAAAATTCTTATCAGCGGTGGTGGCCGTTGTAACTTCACCAATCAAAAAGTCGAACCGGCAAATTTTCTCTGTAGTAACAGCCATTTTGTAAAATCGGCACTGGCACGCTACCGCTCAAGTGACTTTATCGAGTTGGTTGAGCGCCATGGTATTGAATACCACGAGCGCGATCATGGTCAGCTTTTTTGCGATGACTCTGCCAAAGAGATTGTTAGTATGCTGCTTACTGAGTGTGAGTGGGCCGGCGCTGCTGTAAAGCTGCGCACTGAAATTCGCCAAGTGACTAAAAATGCTGATGGTCTGTTTGAAGTGCACACCGATAAAGCACAGTACACTTGTCAGTCACTGGTCATTGCCACAGGCGGCTTGTCGATGCCTAAACTGGGTGCATCGCCTTATGGATACCACGTCGCCGAACAGTTTGGGCTAAAAGTGTTACCGACCCACGCAGGGTTAGTCCCTTTTACCTGGCATAGCGACCAGAAACAACGCTTCGAGCCACTATCGGGCATTGCGGTACCCACCACTATTACTGCCAAAGACGGTACCCAATTTAGTGAAGCATTACTCTTCACCCATCGCGGCTTATCTGGCCCAGCTATTTTACAGATCTCCAATTATTGGAATCCTGGAGAGGCGATTAGTATTAATTTGCTACCTGGTAAAGATGCCAGATCTGAGATTGAGCAATTGGTCGATAATAGCCCTAAGCAAAGTTTGCGTAATGCGTTGGCATTGTGGCTACCAAAGCGTTTAGTCGAGGCATTATTTGACGAAGCACTGCTTAATAAAGCCCTTAACCAATTAGTCCATGCTGAGCGAGAACAGCTCGCTGTTGATTTAGAAGCTTGGAGCATAGTCATGAATGGCACAGAGGGTTATCGTACGGCAGAGGTGACCTTAGGCGGCGTAGACACTGACGAACTGTCATCAAAGTCGATGGAAGCTAAAAATGTTTCTGGTCTGTACTTTATTGGTGAAGTCATTGATGTAAGTGGTTGGCTAGGCGGGTTTAACTTCCAATGGGCTTGGAGTTCTGGAGTGGCTGCTGGGCAAGCAGTTTAA
- a CDS encoding rhodanese-like domain-containing protein, which translates to MQEYMEFFKANPMLSLAWVGLFVGLIVMVFKSSVSKVKNVNHQEATLLMNKQEATVVDVRGKEEFKKGHIVGAINVPLAEIKNNQLGTLENSKASPIIMVCNAGMTSSQAAQLMVKHGFENVNNLKGGMGEWQSSNLPVSKSKR; encoded by the coding sequence ATGCAAGAATATATGGAATTTTTTAAAGCAAACCCGATGTTAAGTTTGGCGTGGGTGGGTTTATTCGTCGGACTTATCGTGATGGTATTTAAGTCTAGCGTATCAAAAGTTAAAAATGTGAATCACCAAGAAGCCACTTTGTTGATGAACAAGCAAGAAGCAACAGTTGTTGATGTACGCGGTAAAGAGGAATTTAAGAAGGGCCATATTGTTGGCGCAATTAATGTTCCATTAGCTGAGATTAAAAATAATCAGCTTGGTACCCTTGAAAACTCAAAAGCCAGTCCCATAATAATGGTATGCAACGCTGGCATGACTTCGTCTCAAGCGGCCCAACTGATGGTTAAGCACGGGTTTGAAAACGTGAATAATTTGAAAGGTGGTATGGGTGAATGGCAGTCAAGTAATTTGCCTGTTTCAAAAAGCAAAAGATAG
- a CDS encoding S41 family peptidase yields the protein MSGVVRNLSFAAAGLALGLSLTLFGQEHTQQYKTRIDYPVLLDVIDTIETYYVTKITEEELIEAAIEGIFAKLDPYSSFLDKQAFANIQDSNDGEYYGFGVEIATDNDQITIVTPFPQSPAELAGIMPGDRVIKLNQQLVTADKLENLLNEIKQHSYDKQAIDLELIRANSETTYSVTISPSLITINSVEAQLLDNQIGYIKLSSFQENSTQDMVKQLALWQAKPLNGLILDLRNNPGGLLDQAIKIADIFLEKGRIVATEGRFFDANSDYYASPQTMVNSVPMLVLINKGSASASEVLAAALQENGRAKLIGQTSFGKGTVQSLIPTLTEGNAIKLTIAKYTTPNGRDIHEKGIIPDIKVALDIVTSDQTMPIINTNSLRGDIAEDKLVNSAIAWIKTEK from the coding sequence ATGTCAGGAGTTGTCCGTAATCTTAGTTTTGCCGCCGCGGGTTTAGCATTAGGCCTGTCACTCACTTTATTTGGCCAAGAGCATACTCAGCAATATAAAACACGCATCGACTATCCCGTATTACTCGATGTCATCGATACAATTGAAACCTACTACGTTACAAAGATCACCGAAGAAGAACTCATTGAAGCGGCCATTGAAGGTATTTTTGCAAAACTCGACCCCTATTCTAGCTTTCTAGATAAACAAGCATTCGCCAATATCCAAGATAGTAACGACGGTGAATATTATGGCTTTGGCGTAGAGATAGCGACAGATAATGATCAAATAACAATCGTCACTCCTTTCCCCCAGTCGCCCGCTGAACTGGCAGGTATTATGCCGGGAGATAGAGTTATAAAGCTAAATCAACAGTTAGTTACCGCAGATAAACTTGAAAACCTACTCAATGAAATCAAACAACATAGCTACGACAAGCAAGCGATTGATTTAGAGCTTATCAGAGCAAACTCCGAAACAACTTATAGCGTAACCATCAGCCCTAGTCTTATCACCATTAACTCTGTCGAAGCACAGCTGTTAGATAACCAAATTGGCTATATAAAACTGTCGAGCTTTCAAGAAAACTCCACTCAAGATATGGTTAAACAACTTGCATTATGGCAAGCCAAACCCCTAAATGGGCTTATTCTTGACCTTAGAAATAACCCTGGTGGTCTACTCGATCAAGCCATTAAAATCGCAGATATCTTTTTAGAGAAAGGGAGGATTGTTGCAACTGAAGGTCGTTTCTTTGACGCAAATTCTGATTACTACGCCTCACCACAAACCATGGTAAACAGCGTACCCATGCTGGTACTGATCAATAAAGGATCAGCATCTGCATCAGAGGTACTCGCCGCTGCACTGCAAGAAAACGGCAGAGCTAAGCTCATCGGTCAAACAAGCTTTGGTAAAGGCACAGTTCAAAGCCTTATCCCTACGCTTACCGAAGGCAATGCCATTAAGCTCACCATTGCCAAATACACCACCCCTAATGGCAGAGATATACACGAAAAAGGGATTATACCCGACATTAAAGTGGCATTAGACATTGTAACAAGTGATCAAACTATGCCTATAATAAATACAAATTCACTCCGTGGTGATATTGCTGAAGATAAACTCGTTAACTCAGCAATAGCCTGGATTAAAACAGAAAAATAA
- the gpmM gene encoding 2,3-bisphosphoglycerate-independent phosphoglycerate mutase encodes MTTHKRPLALLILDGWGSRENTQKNAVFHANTPVLDKLNAQYPHSLISGSGIDVGLPAGQMGNSEVGHINIGSGRIVYQELTRIGKAIDDGEFDTNPALTAAVDGAVKANGAVHIMGLLSPGGVHSHQDHIEAMCRLAVKRGATKVYLHAFLDGRDTPPRSAEAGLAHFEDMFKTLGTGQVASIIGRYYAMDRDNRWDRVSQAYELITEGKGLHQVASAVEGIKAAYARDENDEFVGSTAIPDAEGNIAKLEDNDALIFMNFRADRARQITRSFVDADFDGFERAVTPKAHFVMLTEYAASIDAAIAYPSTDLVNTLGETLQDQHMTQLRISETEKYAHVTFFFNGGKEEPFEGEDRILIQSPKIATYDLQPEMSSTELTDKLVAAIESTKYDVIICNYPNGDMVGHTGNFDAAVKACEAVDTCLGRVVEALDKVGGECLITADHGNAEQMTDESTGQAHTAHTCEPVPLIYVGRDADIEKGGRLSDLAPTMLTLMGREVPKEMTGRAIIKLKE; translated from the coding sequence ATGACGACTCACAAACGCCCGTTGGCATTGCTGATCCTCGATGGATGGGGCTCTCGTGAAAACACGCAAAAAAATGCTGTTTTTCATGCGAACACTCCTGTTCTCGACAAGCTTAATGCGCAATATCCACATAGTTTAATTTCCGGTTCAGGTATCGATGTTGGGCTACCCGCTGGCCAAATGGGCAACTCCGAAGTTGGCCACATCAATATTGGTTCTGGCCGTATTGTCTATCAAGAACTAACCCGTATCGGCAAGGCTATTGATGATGGGGAGTTCGATACTAACCCAGCACTTACTGCGGCCGTTGATGGGGCAGTCAAAGCCAATGGTGCCGTTCATATCATGGGACTATTATCGCCAGGTGGGGTACATAGTCATCAAGATCATATAGAAGCCATGTGTCGCCTTGCCGTTAAACGCGGTGCAACTAAGGTTTATCTACATGCCTTTTTAGACGGTCGCGATACTCCGCCTCGTAGCGCAGAAGCTGGTTTAGCTCATTTCGAAGATATGTTTAAAACCCTAGGTACTGGTCAAGTGGCTTCCATTATTGGTCGTTACTACGCCATGGATAGAGACAACCGCTGGGATCGTGTATCCCAAGCTTATGAGTTAATCACTGAAGGCAAAGGCTTGCATCAAGTAGCAAGTGCTGTTGAAGGTATTAAAGCCGCTTACGCTCGTGATGAAAATGACGAGTTTGTCGGTAGCACTGCAATCCCTGACGCTGAAGGTAACATTGCCAAGCTAGAAGATAATGACGCGCTCATTTTCATGAACTTCCGCGCTGACCGTGCCCGCCAAATCACTCGTAGCTTTGTGGATGCTGACTTTGATGGCTTCGAACGTGCTGTGACACCTAAAGCACACTTTGTCATGCTAACGGAATATGCCGCGAGCATTGATGCTGCCATCGCTTATCCGTCGACCGATCTGGTCAACACCTTAGGCGAAACCTTGCAAGATCAGCACATGACACAGTTGCGCATTTCAGAGACCGAAAAGTACGCTCACGTCACTTTCTTTTTTAACGGTGGTAAAGAGGAGCCTTTCGAAGGCGAAGATCGCATCTTAATCCAATCACCAAAAATTGCGACCTATGATCTACAACCTGAGATGAGTTCAACAGAACTCACAGACAAACTCGTTGCTGCAATAGAATCAACCAAGTATGACGTGATTATCTGTAATTATCCGAATGGCGATATGGTTGGCCACACCGGTAACTTTGATGCAGCAGTCAAGGCCTGTGAAGCTGTCGATACCTGTTTAGGGCGTGTTGTTGAAGCGCTAGACAAAGTTGGCGGTGAGTGTTTAATTACAGCCGACCACGGTAATGCTGAACAAATGACGGATGAGTCAACAGGGCAAGCACATACCGCTCACACCTGTGAACCTGTGCCACTGATTTATGTTGGACGTGATGCAGATATAGAAAAAGGCGGACGTTTGAGTGATTTAGCGCCGACTATGTTAACCTTGATGGGACGAGAAGTGCCTAAAGAGATGACAGGCCGAGCGATAATTAAACTCAAAGAGTAA
- the secB gene encoding protein-export chaperone SecB has protein sequence MAEVANKEQEQGPQFNIQRVYTKDISFETPNSPAVFQKEWTPEVKLDLDTRSNKLSDDVYEVVLSLTVTAKNGEETAFLCEVQQAGIFAITGLTEQQLAHSLGAYCPNVLFPYAREAIGSLVSRGTFPQLNLAPVNFDALFAQYVQQRQAAAADAPAEEANA, from the coding sequence ATGGCTGAAGTAGCAAACAAAGAACAAGAGCAAGGTCCACAATTTAACATTCAACGTGTTTACACAAAAGATATCTCTTTTGAAACACCAAACAGCCCAGCTGTTTTCCAGAAAGAGTGGACGCCAGAAGTTAAGCTAGACCTTGATACTCGTAGCAACAAATTGTCTGACGATGTATATGAAGTTGTTCTTTCTCTAACGGTTACAGCTAAGAACGGCGAAGAAACTGCGTTTCTTTGTGAAGTTCAGCAAGCTGGTATCTTCGCAATTACGGGTCTTACTGAGCAGCAACTTGCTCACTCTTTAGGTGCATATTGCCCTAACGTTCTTTTCCCATATGCTCGTGAAGCAATTGGTAGCCTAGTTAGCCGTGGTACTTTCCCACAACTAAACCTTGCTCCAGTTAACTTTGACGCGCTATTCGCTCAGTACGTTCAACAGCGTCAAGCTGCTGCCGCTGATGCGCCTGCAGAAGAAGCAAACGCTTAA
- a CDS encoding divergent polysaccharide deacetylase family protein, with amino-acid sequence MRYLLFCFLLFSSNVFAARIAIIIDDIGYRQSDKAVLALPSNVTLSVLPLTPLGKDVATQAYQRGSEILVHLPMQALNGKTIGPGALTNAMSEQDFKQQLEHAIDSVPFAIGANNHMGSLLTQLTEQMHWVMDTLLQRDIYFIDSVTTKFTQAGAIAEEMGVPLLKRTIFLDNDKSNAGLEFQFQQAITLAETQDSIVIIAHPYPETLAFLSNNLHRLAEANIALVPASKLLPFNVASQDKGTKEPTVRLE; translated from the coding sequence GTGCGCTACTTATTATTTTGCTTTTTATTATTCAGTTCGAATGTGTTTGCCGCAAGGATTGCCATCATCATTGACGACATTGGATATCGTCAATCTGATAAGGCCGTGCTGGCGCTGCCATCAAATGTGACCCTGTCGGTGTTGCCACTAACACCTTTAGGCAAAGACGTTGCCACTCAAGCATACCAACGAGGTAGTGAGATTTTAGTGCACCTGCCAATGCAGGCGCTCAATGGTAAAACAATTGGGCCAGGTGCTTTAACGAACGCTATGTCAGAGCAAGATTTTAAACAGCAGCTAGAACACGCTATCGATAGTGTACCATTCGCAATTGGCGCTAATAACCATATGGGCAGCTTGTTAACGCAGCTTACCGAACAAATGCACTGGGTAATGGATACGCTATTACAGCGGGATATTTATTTTATAGACAGTGTGACAACCAAATTTACTCAAGCTGGAGCAATAGCAGAAGAGATGGGAGTTCCGTTATTAAAGCGGACTATTTTTCTTGATAATGATAAATCAAATGCCGGGTTAGAATTTCAATTTCAACAGGCGATAACACTTGCTGAAACACAGGACAGTATTGTTATTATTGCTCACCCCTACCCTGAAACGTTGGCTTTTTTGAGCAATAATCTTCATCGCTTAGCGGAGGCAAATATCGCCCTAGTTCCCGCGTCAAAGCTATTACCTTTCAATGTAGCCTCACAGGATAAAGGAACTAAAGAGCCTACTGTAAGATTGGAATAG
- the gpsA gene encoding NAD(P)H-dependent glycerol-3-phosphate dehydrogenase produces MENTADITVLGAGSYGTALAISLANNGHRTLLWGHDPKHIENLKNDKCNQAFLPGIALPDLLIPESDLATALAASNNVLVVVPSHVFGDVLAQAKPFLRKEARIVWATKGLEPETGRLIQDVAREVLGDNFPLAVLSGPTFAKELAAGMPTAISIAGTDPQFTNDLVELLHSPKRLRVYANDDFIGLQLGGAVKNVIAIGAGLSDGIGFGANARTALITRGLVELTRLGEAMGAQASTFMGMAGLGDLVLTCTDNQSRNRRFGLALGKGCDVEAAQVEIGQVVEGYRNTKEVYTLAKRLGVEMPITEQVYQVLYKGKSPHDAAKELLGREKKSETSDD; encoded by the coding sequence ATGGAAAATACTGCCGATATTACGGTACTGGGGGCGGGCTCTTATGGCACCGCCCTTGCCATTTCTTTAGCGAATAATGGCCACAGAACCCTGCTTTGGGGGCATGACCCTAAGCACATCGAAAACCTGAAGAACGACAAGTGTAATCAAGCGTTCTTACCCGGTATTGCGCTTCCCGATCTTCTTATTCCAGAATCTGATTTAGCAACAGCACTTGCTGCTTCCAACAACGTATTAGTTGTTGTACCTAGTCATGTTTTTGGGGACGTGTTAGCGCAAGCTAAGCCGTTTTTACGTAAAGAAGCACGTATTGTATGGGCGACCAAAGGCCTTGAGCCTGAAACTGGTCGGTTGATACAAGATGTGGCGCGTGAAGTACTCGGTGATAATTTCCCACTCGCGGTGTTATCGGGTCCTACTTTTGCTAAAGAGCTTGCTGCAGGAATGCCTACAGCAATATCTATTGCAGGTACAGATCCGCAATTTACTAATGATTTAGTTGAATTGTTGCATAGCCCTAAACGTTTACGCGTTTATGCTAACGATGACTTTATCGGCCTCCAATTGGGCGGTGCGGTTAAGAATGTTATCGCGATTGGTGCAGGACTATCAGATGGTATCGGCTTTGGTGCAAATGCGCGTACCGCATTAATTACCCGTGGTTTAGTTGAATTAACACGTCTCGGTGAAGCTATGGGTGCGCAAGCATCAACCTTTATGGGGATGGCAGGTTTAGGCGATTTAGTGTTGACCTGCACCGACAATCAATCTCGTAATCGTCGTTTCGGTTTAGCGCTTGGTAAAGGCTGTGATGTCGAAGCCGCGCAAGTAGAGATTGGTCAAGTTGTTGAAGGTTACCGCAATACTAAAGAAGTTTACACGCTCGCAAAACGTTTAGGTGTTGAAATGCCGATCACTGAGCAGGTTTACCAAGTATTGTATAAAGGGAAATCACCTCATGATGCAGCTAAAGAGCTGTTAGGTCGTGAGAAAAAGTCCGAAACATCGGACGATTAA
- a CDS encoding murein hydrolase activator EnvC family protein → MNIRLFIKASIIAGFISLPLSVNATDLDRRQSELKSIQTQINKQQSAVKNTNKQRERLISLLKKDEQAIAAAAKKVNKTKQDLTKIDKALAKLNAKYTQLEKLKNIQQKTLSNQLASAYLAGNHDYSKMLLNQQSPASIERLLAYYQYLNNARIASIKQLQSTIVELDEVQLQQKDNQTRLNKLALEQQQQATLLSQEQSQRQQTLTQLQRTLSSSGAKLEQLQIEEASLKRVVEQALLAMKNNPAFDGLSSKRKLKWPTKGRIKSGFGSKRSGQVKWKGVTISAAEGKNIEAIAGGQVIYADWLRGFGMVLVVDHGKGYMSLYGHAQTLLKAAGDSVRKGEPIALVGRSGGQTESGLYFEVRHKGQAVDPARYCKR, encoded by the coding sequence ATGAACATTCGACTTTTTATCAAAGCCAGCATTATTGCTGGCTTTATATCACTTCCCTTATCGGTAAATGCGACTGATCTCGATCGTCGTCAATCTGAACTTAAGTCGATTCAGACACAGATAAACAAGCAACAATCAGCCGTTAAAAATACCAATAAACAGAGAGAACGTTTGATCTCTTTGCTCAAAAAAGATGAGCAAGCTATTGCTGCCGCTGCAAAAAAAGTTAATAAAACCAAACAAGATTTAACCAAAATAGATAAGGCTTTGGCTAAGCTTAACGCTAAATACACCCAGTTAGAAAAACTCAAAAACATCCAGCAAAAAACATTGTCTAATCAACTTGCTAGCGCTTACTTAGCCGGTAATCATGATTACAGTAAAATGCTGCTTAATCAACAATCTCCAGCCAGTATCGAACGCTTACTCGCTTACTACCAATACTTGAACAATGCCCGTATCGCTTCGATAAAACAGCTTCAAAGCACCATCGTAGAACTTGATGAAGTACAACTTCAGCAGAAAGATAACCAAACTCGATTAAACAAGTTAGCCCTTGAGCAGCAACAGCAAGCTACGCTTTTGAGCCAAGAGCAGTCTCAGCGCCAACAAACCTTAACTCAATTACAAAGAACGCTTAGTAGCAGTGGTGCAAAATTAGAGCAGCTGCAAATTGAAGAGGCCAGTTTAAAACGAGTGGTTGAACAAGCGCTATTGGCGATGAAAAACAACCCTGCGTTCGATGGTTTATCGAGTAAACGAAAACTAAAATGGCCCACTAAAGGCCGAATAAAATCAGGTTTTGGCAGTAAACGTTCAGGCCAAGTCAAATGGAAAGGCGTGACGATTTCAGCTGCTGAAGGAAAAAACATTGAAGCGATTGCTGGCGGACAAGTCATTTATGCTGACTGGCTACGCGGTTTCGGTATGGTTTTAGTTGTCGATCATGGCAAAGGGTATATGAGCTTATATGGGCATGCACAAACTCTTTTAAAAGCTGCAGGAGACTCTGTTCGCAAAGGTGAACCCATTGCATTGGTCGGTCGCTCAGGTGGACAGACCGAGTCTGGCCTATACTTTGAAGTAAGACATAAAGGGCAAGCTGTCGATCCGGCGAGGTACTGTAAGCGGTAG
- a CDS encoding Rrf2 family transcriptional regulator, with translation MQLTRYTDFGLRTLMYLALHPERESLFRISEVTDVFDLSANHISKVVHHLGKLGYLKTVRGKSGGFKLAKAANEINIGEVVRALENSLSPIDCSKPYCLFTPACKLKSVLSEAVNAYLAVLDGYTLDMIVSNNKELKSLLPDLSIPILQ, from the coding sequence ATGCAGTTAACTCGTTACACTGATTTTGGATTGAGAACACTGATGTATCTGGCTTTACATCCAGAGCGTGAGTCGCTTTTTCGTATCTCTGAAGTTACAGATGTTTTTGACTTATCAGCGAACCATATCTCTAAAGTTGTTCATCATCTTGGTAAATTAGGCTACTTAAAAACAGTAAGAGGTAAGAGTGGTGGTTTTAAGTTGGCAAAAGCTGCTAACGAAATCAATATAGGTGAAGTGGTTCGCGCTCTTGAAAACTCCTTGTCTCCTATCGATTGCAGTAAGCCATACTGCTTATTTACGCCTGCTTGCAAATTAAAAAGTGTCCTTTCAGAAGCGGTTAATGCTTATTTAGCAGTGCTTGATGGCTATACGTTAGATATGATTGTAAGTAACAATAAAGAGCTTAAGTCGCTACTACCAGACTTGTCTATTCCAATCTTACAGTAG